The sequence CATCGTCAAGAGCGATGGCGCGGCCCTCCAGAACCAGAAATGAAGATCGAGCGGGGACGCAAGGTGAAGCGGAACGGAAACATATTTCGGACGTCTCTCGCAGCCGGTCTATCATTTTGTCTCGCATTGTCGGGCATGGCTTGGCCGCTGCAGACGGCTGAGGCGGCCGCCTCCTCTGTCGTCAGAATCGTCGAAAGCGGTCCGGGCGCCAAAAGGGTCGTCAATCTCGGTCTCAACAAGGCGGTGGTCGTCGACCTGCCGACGGATGCTCATGATATCCTCGTTGCCGACCCGTCGCTCGCCGACGCGGTCACGCGCACGTCGCGTCGTATTTATCTCTTCGGCAAGGCTGTCGGTCAGACGAATATTTTTGTCTTCGGGCCGAACGGCGAGGAAATCGTCAGCCTCGAAATCGCGGTCGAGCGCGATGTCGCCGGCCTCGAAGCGAATCTCCGCCGCTTCATTCCCGAGGCCGATATCAATGTCGAAATCATCTCGGATAACGTCGTCCTGACCGGCACCGTCCGCACACCGCTCGACTCCACCAAAGCCGTCGATCTCGCACGAGCATTCCTCAAAGGCGGCGAGGCGACGACCCGGAACATCACTGCACAGGGCACCAACGGCGACGCCGATATTTTCGCCGAAGACCGTCAGGATTCCCAAATCGTCAATCTGCTGACGATCGAGGGCGACGATCAGGTAACTTTGAAGGTCACCGTTGCCGAGGTCAGCCGGCAGGTGCTGAAGCAGCTCGGATTTAATGGCAGCGTTGCGGACGGAGAAAGCGGAATCGGCTTCCGCAACCCTGCCAACCTCGGCGATGCGATCAGCGTCGGCGCGAACGCGCTCGTGAAGGGCTCGATCGGCGGAACTACGATTTCGAGCTATATCAACGCGATGGAACAGGCGGGCGTGATGCGCACGCTCGCCGAACCGAGCTTGACGGCAATTTCCGGCCAAGAAGCCAAGTTTTACGTCGGCGGTGAGTTCCGGCTTGCTGGGGCACAGGAGGTCTCAGCAGATGAGGAAACAGGTGCGCCAACAGTCGCGCGTGAGGTGAACGACGTCGAATACGGCATAAGGCTGAACTTCAAACCTGTGGTTCTCGGCCCGGGCCGCATAAGCTTGCAGATTCAAACGAATGTCTCCGAGCCCACCTACGAGGGCTCGGTTGTTACCGGCAACGGCACGAATACTATTCCCGGCAACACTTTCCTCGGTATCCGCAAGCGCGAGGCTTCGACGAGCGTCGAACTGCCGTCCGGCGGCTCGATCGTCATTGCCGGCCTCGTCCAAGACAATATCCGTCAGGCGATGTCGGGCCTGCCCGGTGCCTCGAAGATTCCGATTCTCGGCACGCTCTTCCGCAGCAAGGACTTCCAGCGCAACGAGACAGAACTCGTGATCATCGCCACACCCTATCTGGTGCGGCCGGTTGCCCGCAGCGCGATTTCGCGGCCCGACGACAATTTCAATGCGGCCAACGATCTCGAGAGCTTCTTCCTCGGCCGCGTCAACCGGATCTACGGACGCCCGGAGGCGCAGGCCCCGGTCGGCCGCTATCACGGCAATGTCGGCTTCATCTACAAATAGGTCGGGCTATGAAACACCGAACCGCGCGGCAGAATAGTTTTGAAAGGCAGACACAGATGTCCTCGACCCGTTTCGGCCTTCCTGCGCACACAACATCCCGCGTGGCGATACTGGCAATCCTTGCCGGCCTGCTTGCAGGCTGCGGCACCAAGGATAAGCTGGCGACCGGCTCGATCCCGGACGATTATCGCACCCGCCATCCGATCGTCCTTGCCGAGGCGGAGCGGACGATCGACATTCCCGTCGCTTCCGGAGACTCACGACTGACCCAAGGCACGCGCGATGTCATCCGCGGCTTCGCCGCCGAATACCGCACCGCCTCCAGCGGCGTCATCCAGATCATGCTGCCGCGTGGATCGGTGAACAGCAATGCCGCCCATGCCGTGCGCAAGGATATACGCCGCCTGCTGGCAGCGACTGGCGTACCGGCAAACAGAGTGATCGAAACCAGCTACGAAGCCGGCTCGGCAGGGGATGCGGCGCCCATTCGCTTGAGCTATGTCGCGATTGCCGCGCAGACCGCGCCCTGCGGCGAGTGGCCGGAGGACCTGACGCTCAACACCGTGCAAAACCGCAACTACTACAATTTCGGTTGCGCCACCCAGTCCAACCTCGCCGCTCAGATCGCGAACCCGACGGACCTGGTCGGGCCGCGCCAGATGTCGCCTATCGATGCCGAACAACGTGGCGAAGTGATCAACACCTGGCGCGGCATCGAAAAGGGCGATGGCGGAACGACGATCGTCTTCAACTGATGCGGTGCTTAAGGACAAGAGATGAACGCGATTGAATACAGAATCGACGGTGAGGCGGACGAATTTGCTGCCGCAGACGCCGTGCGCACGGGCGATCTCGACCAACTCCGGCCGCTGCCGCGCATTTCGATCCACGCTTTCTGCGAGAGCGATGCCATGCAGCGTCTCATGGAGCGCTGCGGGCAAGACCGCCGCATGGCGAAGGTCAGCCTTCGGATCACTGCCGGCAACGTTGCGGCGGCCGCGAACATGTTCGCGAGCGTCTCGACACCCAACCTGATCATACTCGAGACCGCGACGGAGCCCCGATCGCTGCTTTCGGAGCTCGCGCCGCTCGCCGAAGTCTGCGATCCGAGCACCAAAGTCATCATCATCGGCCGGCACAACGACATTGCGCTTTATCGCGAGCTGATCCGCAACGGCATCTCCGAATATATGGTCGCCCCGGTCGCGATGGCCGATATTCTTGCGGCGATCTCGGCGATCTTCGTCGATCCGGAGGCGGAGCCCCTGGGCCGAAGCCTGGCCTTCATCGGCGCGAAGGGTGGCTGCGGCTCATCCGTGATCGCACACAATTGCGCCTGGGGCATTTCCAATCTGTTTTCGACGGAGACCATCCTCGCCGATCTCGATCTTCCTTATGGCACCGCCAATATCGACTTCGACCAGGATCCGCCGCAGGGAATTTCCGAGGCTGTGTCTTCGCCGGACCGGCTGGACGAGGTGTTTCTGGACCGTCTTTTGACCAAATGTTCGGAGCACCTGTCGCTGCTCGCCGCGCCTTCGATGCTCGACCGCGCCTATGATTTCGAGGCGGGCGCCTTTCATCCGATCCTCGAAATCCTCCAGCGTAGCGCGCCGGTTTCGGTACTCGACGTTCCCCATGTCTGGTCGGACTGGACCCGCTCCGTTCTCGGCGAGGCCGACGAGGTGATCATCACCGCTGTTCCCGATCTTGCGAGCCTCAGGAACGCGAAGAATCTTCTCGACGCGCTGAAGAAGCTTCGGCCGAACGATAAGGTACCGCATCTCGTTCTCAATCAGGTCGGCATGCCCAAGCGGCCGGAGATCGCGCCCCACGAGTTCTGCGAGTCGCTGGAGGCGGAGGCTGCGGCAATCATCCCCTTCGATGCGGTTCTCTTCGGCAACGCCTCGAACAGCGGACGCATGATCGCGGAAATCGACAGGAAATCGCCGGCAGCGGAGACTTTCTCGCAACTCGCCCATCTGTTGACCGGGCGCGCAACCGTCAAGAAAGCGCGCAAGGGCAGCCTCGGCAAGGTCCTCGCGAGACTCGGCAGGCGGTAGCCCGGTCAATGAAGCAATTGGAATGAAATGATGTTTGGCAAACGCGGAAATGAAGGGTTTGGCAAGGGTGGCGCGAGAGGTTCCGCGGCTCCGCCGTCCATGCCGGCTGCGCAGCCGGCTTCGATGGAGCGAGCGGCCGCGCCGGTTCTCACCGATCCCGCTGTCGCACCGTCTCGTCCGCAACCGCCCGCTCCCCCGGCGCGCCGCCGCTCGCCGCGGGCAGAGGACTACTACGACACCAAATCGCAGGTCTTTTCTGCGCTGATCGATACGATCGACCTGTCGCAGCTCGCCAAGCTCGATGCCGAGAGCGCCCGCGAGGAAATTCGCGATATCGTCAACGATATCATCACCATCAAGAATTTCGCGATGTCGATCTCCGAGCAGGAGGAACTGCTCGACGACATCTGCAACGACGTACTCGGCTACGGACCGCTCGAACCGCTGCTGGCGCGCGACGACATCGCCGACATCATGGTCAACGGCGCCGGCCAGACCTTCATCGAAGTCGGCGGCAAGGTCGAGGAATCGGAAATCCGCTTTCGTGATAACGCTCAACTGCTGTCGATCTGCCAGCGCATCGTCAGCCAGGTTGGCCGCCGTGTCGACGAATCGAGCCCGATCTGCGACGCGCGCCTGCCGGATGGGTCCCGCGTGAACGTTATTGCCCCGCCGCTCGCAATCGACGGTACGGCGCTGACGATCCGCAAGTTCAAGAAGGACAAGCTGACGCTGGAGCAGCTCGTGCGCTTCGGTTCGATCACGCCGGAGGGCGCCGTCCTCCTGCAGATCATCGGCCGCGTCCGCTGCAACATCGTCATTTCCGGCGGCACCGGCTCCGGCAAGACGACGCTGCTCAACTGCCTTACGCGTTACATCGACGGCGACGAGCGCATTATCACCTGCGAGGATTCGGCCGAACTGCAATTGCAGCAGCCGCATGTGGTCCGCCTTGAAACACGCCCGCCGAATATCGAGGGCGAGGGCGAAATCACCATGCGCGACCTCATCAAGAACTGCCTTCGCATGCGCCCCGAACGTATCATTGTCGGCGAAGTACGCGGGCCGGAGGTCTTCGACCTGTTGCAGGCGATGAACACCGGTCACGACGGCTCGATGGGAACGATCCACGCCAACACGCCGCGCGAATGCCTGAGCCGTATGGAGTCGATGATCGCCATGGGCGGCTACACGCTGCCGGCCAAGACCGTTCGGGAAATCATCGCCGGCTCTGTCGACGTCATCATTCAAGCGTCCCGCCTGCGTGACGGGTCGCGGCGGATCACCCACGTCACCGAGGTTGTCGGCATGGAGGGCGACGTGATTATTACCCAGGACCTGATGCGAT is a genomic window of Sinorhizobium numidicum containing:
- a CDS encoding CpaD family pilus assembly protein yields the protein MSSTRFGLPAHTTSRVAILAILAGLLAGCGTKDKLATGSIPDDYRTRHPIVLAEAERTIDIPVASGDSRLTQGTRDVIRGFAAEYRTASSGVIQIMLPRGSVNSNAAHAVRKDIRRLLAATGVPANRVIETSYEAGSAGDAAPIRLSYVAIAAQTAPCGEWPEDLTLNTVQNRNYYNFGCATQSNLAAQIANPTDLVGPRQMSPIDAEQRGEVINTWRGIEKGDGGTTIVFN
- a CDS encoding CpaF family protein — translated: MFGKRGNEGFGKGGARGSAAPPSMPAAQPASMERAAAPVLTDPAVAPSRPQPPAPPARRRSPRAEDYYDTKSQVFSALIDTIDLSQLAKLDAESAREEIRDIVNDIITIKNFAMSISEQEELLDDICNDVLGYGPLEPLLARDDIADIMVNGAGQTFIEVGGKVEESEIRFRDNAQLLSICQRIVSQVGRRVDESSPICDARLPDGSRVNVIAPPLAIDGTALTIRKFKKDKLTLEQLVRFGSITPEGAVLLQIIGRVRCNIVISGGTGSGKTTLLNCLTRYIDGDERIITCEDSAELQLQQPHVVRLETRPPNIEGEGEITMRDLIKNCLRMRPERIIVGEVRGPEVFDLLQAMNTGHDGSMGTIHANTPRECLSRMESMIAMGGYTLPAKTVREIIAGSVDVIIQASRLRDGSRRITHVTEVVGMEGDVIITQDLMRYEIDGEDANGRIIGRHVSTGIGRPHFWDRARYFNEDKRLAATLDAMEKK
- a CDS encoding AAA family ATPase, with protein sequence MNAIEYRIDGEADEFAAADAVRTGDLDQLRPLPRISIHAFCESDAMQRLMERCGQDRRMAKVSLRITAGNVAAAANMFASVSTPNLIILETATEPRSLLSELAPLAEVCDPSTKVIIIGRHNDIALYRELIRNGISEYMVAPVAMADILAAISAIFVDPEAEPLGRSLAFIGAKGGCGSSVIAHNCAWGISNLFSTETILADLDLPYGTANIDFDQDPPQGISEAVSSPDRLDEVFLDRLLTKCSEHLSLLAAPSMLDRAYDFEAGAFHPILEILQRSAPVSVLDVPHVWSDWTRSVLGEADEVIITAVPDLASLRNAKNLLDALKKLRPNDKVPHLVLNQVGMPKRPEIAPHEFCESLEAEAAAIIPFDAVLFGNASNSGRMIAEIDRKSPAAETFSQLAHLLTGRATVKKARKGSLGKVLARLGRR
- a CDS encoding type II and III secretion system protein family protein, with translation MKIERGRKVKRNGNIFRTSLAAGLSFCLALSGMAWPLQTAEAAASSVVRIVESGPGAKRVVNLGLNKAVVVDLPTDAHDILVADPSLADAVTRTSRRIYLFGKAVGQTNIFVFGPNGEEIVSLEIAVERDVAGLEANLRRFIPEADINVEIISDNVVLTGTVRTPLDSTKAVDLARAFLKGGEATTRNITAQGTNGDADIFAEDRQDSQIVNLLTIEGDDQVTLKVTVAEVSRQVLKQLGFNGSVADGESGIGFRNPANLGDAISVGANALVKGSIGGTTISSYINAMEQAGVMRTLAEPSLTAISGQEAKFYVGGEFRLAGAQEVSADEETGAPTVAREVNDVEYGIRLNFKPVVLGPGRISLQIQTNVSEPTYEGSVVTGNGTNTIPGNTFLGIRKREASTSVELPSGGSIVIAGLVQDNIRQAMSGLPGASKIPILGTLFRSKDFQRNETELVIIATPYLVRPVARSAISRPDDNFNAANDLESFFLGRVNRIYGRPEAQAPVGRYHGNVGFIYK